The following are encoded in a window of Salmo trutta chromosome 27, fSalTru1.1, whole genome shotgun sequence genomic DNA:
- the LOC115164433 gene encoding WSC domain-containing protein 2 isoform X2, with translation MCHSTPPPPLPPHHTPGPCHVLVKSSHTQPAPHHSHKAKYIGCYIDDTAKRALRGVSFFDYKKMTVFRCQDNCAERGYLYSGLEFGAECYCGHKIQAPNTSESECIMQCKGDKGNLCGGANRLSIYRLELSQESARHYGSAIFKGCFHRPDNITLALPISAVIQNMSVEKCVDMCTEKELSLAVLAGDRCLCGFPTPHFSLHEMEDEDMCLHRCHGEEFESCGNDEYFVVYQTQVQDNRCMDRRFLPTRSKQLIALASFPGAGNTWARHLIELATGFYTGSYYFDGSLYNKGFKGERDHWRSGRTICIKTHESGKKEIEAFDASIVMIRNPYKALMAEFNRKYGGHIGFASQAHWRGKEWPEFVKNYAPWWASHTLDWLRYGRNVHVVHFEELKRDLFSKLKDMVLFLGLEVAENRLLCVEGQKDGKFKRSGLRKLDYDPYTPEMRTSIDELVMTVDASLKKRNMAGVPKEYRPTPR, from the exons ATGTGccacagtactccaccacccccacTGCCACCTCATCACACTCCAGGCCCCTGTCATGTTCTCGTCAAGAGCAGCCACACCCAACCCGCTCCCCACCATTCACACAAGG CGAAGTACATCGGCTGCTATATCGACGACACAGCGAAAAGAGCACTTAGGGGAGTGTCCTTTTTTGATTACAAGAAAATGACGGTCTTCCGTTGCCAGGACAACTGTGCTGAAAG GGGATACCTGTATTCAGGCCTAGAGTTTGGGGCGGAGTGCTACTGTGGCCACAAGATTCAGGCCCCCAACACCTCTGAGAGTGAATGCATCATGCAGTGTAAGGGCGACAAGGGCAACCTGTGTGGAGGGGCCAATCGCCTGTCCATCTACAGACTGGAGCTGAGCCAGGAGTCAGCGCGCCACT ATGGGAGTGCCATCTTTAAGGGGTGCTTCCACAGGCCTGACAACATCACCCTGGCCCTGCCCATCAGCGCTGTCATCCAGAACATGTCAGTGGAGAAGTGTGTGGACATGTGCACGGAGAAG GAGCTATCCCTAGCGGTCCTGGCTGGAGACAGGTGTCTCTGTGGGTTCCCCACCCCCCACTTCTCCCTCCATGAGATGGAGGATGAGGACATGTGCCTGCACCGCTGCCATGGCGAGGAGTTTGAGAGCTGTGGGAATGACGAGTACTTTGTGGTGTACCAGACACAGGTCCAAG ATAACCGCTGCATGGACCGGCGCTTCCTGCCCACACGTTCCAAGCAGCTGATTGCCCTGGCCAGCTTCCCCGGGGCTGGCAACACCTGGGCCCGCCACCTCATAGAGCTGGCCACCGGCTTCTACACAGGCAGCTACTACTTTGATGGCTCCCTCTACAACAAAG GCTTCAAAGGTGAACGAGACCATTGGCGGAGTGGTAGGACCATCTGCATTAAAACACATGAGAGTGGCAAGAAGGAGATTGAAGCCTTTGACGCCAGCATCGTCATGATCCGCAACCCTTACAAAGCCCTCATGGCTGAGTTCAACCGCAAGTACGGCGGCCATATTGGATTCGCCTCGCAGGcccactggagagggaaag AGTGGCCTGAGTTTGTGAAGAACTATGCTCCTTGGTGGGCGTCCCACACACTGGATTGGCTGCGTTATGGGAGGAACGTCCATGTGGTCCACTTTGAGGAGCTGAAGAGGGACCTGTTCTCCAAGCTCAAGGACATGGTCCTGTTTCTGGGCCTGGAGGTGGCCGAGAACCGCCTGCTCTGTGTAGAGGGACAGAAGGACGGTAAATTCAAGCGCTCCGGCCTGCGTAAACTGGATTATGACCCGTACACACCTGAGATGCGCACTAGCATTGACGAACTGGTCATGACTGTAGACGCTTCCCTAAAGAAGAGGAACATGGCCGGGGTTCCGAAGGAGTACCGACCAACTCCGAGATAa